A stretch of Gemmatimonas aurantiaca T-27 DNA encodes these proteins:
- a CDS encoding sensor histidine kinase yields MALRPDAHLPRIRLRFTALYATTLLVVLLSAATALRFALRATLEREFSESVAASAGFVQQFFRTEIHELRTIEGTIVHVTEELVFEDRAIRVRRPDGSMVGDSAKLARRAQDLPVGPVRVMRVPLDPPLAPGYYVEVRASLSNMLALQQQVDRWFLIGIPFLVLCAAGAGWWLTGRTLRPVGAMADAAARIAPASGIRLPVDDPRDEIGRLGLRFNALLDRLDGALSQQREFLADAAHELRTPIARMRARVELAMLGVSVQGPDGADVTGEVARGDVLIALDGELRAVSHQVDELLQLARADAMGDEAPVLRRLFLDDLVADELPRWRPQAVKLGLSLDFVVLEETPVLGDPVLLSRLVGVLVDNALRYGHEGGDVRLSVRPDNGVARFEVEDNGIGIPASDRARIFDRFYRGEDARHKRADGSGLGLAIAMWIVRRHGGRIDVAEGTAGGSVFVVRLPLAQG; encoded by the coding sequence ATGGCGCTGCGCCCCGATGCGCATCTGCCGCGTATCCGACTGCGGTTCACTGCGCTGTATGCCACCACGCTGCTGGTGGTGTTGTTGTCGGCGGCGACAGCGCTGCGATTCGCCTTGCGCGCCACGCTGGAGCGGGAGTTTTCGGAATCGGTGGCCGCGTCGGCGGGCTTTGTGCAGCAGTTCTTTCGCACGGAGATCCACGAGCTGCGCACGATCGAAGGCACCATCGTGCATGTGACCGAGGAGTTGGTGTTCGAAGATCGAGCCATCCGGGTGCGCCGTCCCGATGGGTCGATGGTGGGCGACTCCGCCAAGCTGGCCCGCCGCGCACAGGACCTGCCGGTGGGACCGGTGCGGGTGATGCGTGTGCCACTCGACCCGCCGCTGGCGCCGGGATACTACGTGGAAGTGCGTGCGAGCCTCAGCAACATGCTCGCACTGCAGCAGCAAGTGGATCGGTGGTTCCTCATCGGCATTCCGTTTCTGGTGCTGTGCGCCGCTGGGGCCGGATGGTGGCTCACGGGCCGTACGTTGCGTCCGGTTGGCGCCATGGCCGATGCTGCGGCGCGCATCGCTCCGGCCAGCGGTATTCGGTTGCCCGTGGACGATCCGCGTGACGAGATCGGGCGTCTGGGTCTGCGCTTCAATGCGCTGCTCGACCGGCTCGATGGGGCGCTCTCGCAGCAGCGTGAGTTTCTGGCCGATGCGGCGCACGAGCTGCGCACACCGATTGCCCGCATGCGTGCTCGTGTGGAGCTGGCGATGTTGGGTGTGAGTGTGCAGGGTCCGGATGGTGCCGACGTGACCGGCGAGGTCGCGCGCGGTGATGTGTTGATCGCACTCGACGGCGAACTGCGCGCCGTCTCACATCAGGTGGACGAACTGCTCCAGTTGGCGCGTGCCGACGCGATGGGCGACGAAGCGCCCGTGTTGCGACGCTTGTTCCTTGATGACCTGGTCGCCGATGAGTTGCCCCGGTGGCGCCCCCAGGCGGTCAAGCTGGGGCTCAGCCTCGATTTTGTGGTTCTCGAGGAAACACCTGTGCTGGGGGATCCGGTGCTGCTGAGCCGCCTGGTGGGCGTACTGGTGGACAACGCGCTGCGCTACGGGCACGAAGGTGGCGATGTCCGGCTGTCGGTGCGTCCAGACAACGGGGTGGCCCGCTTCGAGGTCGAAGACAACGGCATTGGCATTCCGGCCAGCGACCGCGCCCGGATCTTCGATCGTTTCTACCGAGGCGAAGACGCCCGCCACAAACGGGCGGATGGCAGCGGGCTTGGGCTCGCCATTGCGATGTGGATCGTCCGCCGCCACGGTGGGCGTATCGACGTCGCAGAGGGCACCGCGGGCGGATCGGTGTTCGTGGTCCGGCTGCCGTTGGCCCAGGGATAA